The following are from one region of the Mycolicibacterium diernhoferi genome:
- a CDS encoding SRPBCC family protein has product MSLPALDDIVEPIDGLIRIENSPRESATPIIMEMMRSVYPHDEVFGEFCTVNSFVDCPPDELFDYLADTRSLEEWTYSLRGFVPAGEPGLWLAYDRLGSQTQIFTRTVAHRDAMTVDYHCAWDQGHHLWMIYLMRVVDAQVVLNKPGSVVLWTNCHHPFYDENPYPETAPPQRPVWVGDFWDMFGAGHELELRNLKAIAEYRHRHGLPVSPAWMTGADR; this is encoded by the coding sequence ATGTCACTGCCCGCGCTTGACGATATCGTCGAACCGATCGACGGACTGATCCGCATCGAAAACTCTCCCCGGGAGAGCGCCACGCCGATCATCATGGAGATGATGCGCTCGGTGTACCCGCACGACGAGGTGTTCGGTGAATTCTGCACCGTCAACAGTTTCGTCGACTGCCCACCGGACGAACTCTTCGACTACCTCGCCGACACCCGGTCGTTGGAGGAATGGACCTACAGTCTGCGCGGCTTCGTTCCCGCCGGGGAGCCGGGTCTGTGGCTGGCCTATGACCGATTGGGTTCGCAGACACAGATATTCACCCGCACGGTCGCCCACCGTGATGCGATGACCGTCGACTACCACTGCGCCTGGGACCAGGGCCATCATCTCTGGATGATCTATCTGATGCGGGTCGTCGACGCGCAGGTGGTCCTGAACAAGCCCGGGTCGGTGGTGCTGTGGACCAACTGTCATCATCCGTTCTACGACGAGAATCCGTACCCGGAGACCGCGCCCCCGCAGCGCCCGGTGTGGGTGGGTGACTTCTGGGACATGTTCGGGGCCGGCCACGAACTGGAGTTGCGCAACCTCAAGGCGATCGCCGAGTACCGGCACCGGCACGGCCTACCGGTCAGCCCGGCCTGGATGACCGGGGCGGACCGATGA
- a CDS encoding 3-oxoacyl-ACP synthase III family protein: MNTTAPVSLLDVSTYLPGDPIGAEYYAQYAESDGLRDNLMFRAPRLRHHVGVDETATDMVERAAAGLVERHGADTLADIDVLITHTQLPDMPFYGGGGAVAHRLGMKPNWVVDLHNGGCAAFVLGLKLARNLLASGEGRTALIAVVQNAAGQIFDQQTIRRKAQSSVPGDGAAVGLVARSDRSPILDVECRTYGEFAGDMTIAVDPPRKWWAAGPGEGCIGFTESKITKVLARGNRQVPEVCYAVCDRIGLAPRDIDLLVTNQPNRVFLRNWRDALELPKERHLDTFDECGNLFAAGIPVNLDKAVTEGRVEAGDTVLMAAFAHAGDFAGAAAVRWGGR, from the coding sequence ATGAACACCACGGCGCCGGTCAGCCTGCTCGATGTCTCGACCTATCTACCCGGCGATCCCATCGGCGCCGAGTATTACGCGCAGTACGCCGAATCCGATGGTCTACGAGACAATCTCATGTTCCGGGCTCCACGGTTGCGCCACCATGTCGGTGTCGACGAGACCGCCACCGACATGGTCGAAAGGGCCGCCGCCGGCCTGGTCGAACGACACGGCGCCGACACGCTGGCCGACATCGACGTGCTGATCACCCACACCCAACTGCCCGACATGCCGTTCTACGGCGGCGGTGGGGCGGTGGCGCACCGGCTGGGTATGAAACCGAACTGGGTGGTGGACCTGCACAACGGTGGATGCGCGGCCTTCGTGCTCGGACTCAAACTCGCGCGTAACCTGCTGGCGAGCGGGGAGGGGCGCACCGCACTGATCGCGGTGGTGCAGAACGCCGCGGGGCAGATCTTCGACCAGCAGACGATTCGCCGCAAGGCGCAGTCCTCGGTGCCCGGCGACGGGGCGGCGGTCGGACTGGTCGCGCGGTCGGATCGATCGCCGATCCTGGATGTCGAATGCCGCACCTACGGCGAGTTCGCCGGCGATATGACCATCGCGGTGGACCCGCCCCGCAAGTGGTGGGCGGCCGGTCCGGGGGAGGGGTGCATCGGGTTCACCGAGTCCAAGATCACCAAGGTGCTGGCCCGGGGGAACCGTCAGGTGCCCGAGGTCTGCTACGCGGTGTGTGACCGGATCGGATTGGCACCCAGGGATATCGACCTCCTGGTGACCAACCAGCCCAATCGGGTGTTCCTGCGCAACTGGCGCGACGCTCTGGAACTGCCCAAGGAGAGACACCTCGACACCTTCGACGAGTGCGGCAACCTGTTCGCCGCCGGGATCCCGGTCAATCTGGACAAGGCGGTGACCGAGGGCCGGGTCGAGGCCGGCGACACCGTGCTGATGGCCGCCTTCGCCCACGCCGGGGACTTCGCCGGCGCCGCCGCGGTCCGGTGGGGTGGGCGATGA
- a CDS encoding pyridoxal phosphate-dependent aminotransferase produces MSLPDGPAGLRDALPAAIDPLALSLNENPFPPLPSVRAALVDCLGAANRYPEFLPERMRALIAARIGVRDDQVVIGTGATGVILQVLHALTAPGDTMVMTAPTFDGYPIFAQMARLRSVTVPLDVHGRHDLDAMAAAAATARVVVLCRPHNPTGTIESAQDIERFLGRVGPDTAVLLDEAYEEFLSPSERIDTRELVLRFPNVVVIRTFSKAYGLAGLRIGYGFCAPDLARRLWTMQLPFGIGLTGLVAAAACYRAEDELRQRIRTISVERRRLRTRLSAMGVYSTDARANFVYLPGGANGRRGWPAVFEGTGVRVRAYADGGVRITVGTEQSTRAVLSAVAAAMV; encoded by the coding sequence ATGAGCCTGCCGGACGGGCCGGCCGGGCTGCGCGATGCGCTTCCCGCGGCCATCGATCCGTTGGCGCTGTCGCTCAACGAGAACCCGTTCCCCCCGCTGCCGTCGGTGCGGGCGGCACTGGTCGACTGCCTCGGCGCCGCCAACCGCTACCCGGAGTTCCTGCCGGAACGGATGCGCGCACTGATCGCCGCCCGGATCGGGGTTCGCGACGATCAGGTGGTCATCGGCACCGGCGCCACCGGGGTCATCCTGCAGGTGTTGCATGCGCTCACCGCGCCTGGAGACACCATGGTGATGACCGCACCCACCTTCGACGGTTACCCGATCTTCGCGCAGATGGCCCGATTACGGTCGGTGACGGTGCCGCTGGACGTGCACGGGCGCCACGATCTCGACGCGATGGCTGCGGCCGCCGCCACCGCGCGGGTGGTGGTGCTGTGCCGGCCGCACAACCCGACCGGGACCATCGAGTCGGCCCAGGACATCGAGCGTTTCCTGGGCCGGGTGGGGCCGGACACCGCGGTGCTGCTGGACGAGGCGTACGAGGAGTTCCTGTCCCCGTCCGAGCGGATCGACACCCGCGAGCTGGTGTTGCGCTTCCCGAATGTGGTTGTCATCCGCACCTTCTCGAAGGCCTACGGGTTGGCCGGGCTGCGCATCGGCTACGGCTTCTGCGCACCCGACCTGGCCCGCCGGCTGTGGACCATGCAGCTGCCGTTCGGGATCGGGCTGACCGGTCTGGTCGCCGCGGCTGCCTGCTATCGCGCCGAAGACGAACTCCGGCAACGTATCCGGACCATTTCGGTCGAGCGGCGCCGGCTGCGGACCCGGTTGTCGGCGATGGGCGTGTACAGCACCGACGCGCGGGCCAATTTCGTCTACCTCCCCGGCGGGGCGAACGGCCGCCGCGGCTGGCCCGCGGTGTTCGAGGGCACCGGGGTGCGGGTGCGTGCCTATGCCGACGGCGGGGTGCGGATCACAGTGGGAACCGAGCAGTCCACCCGCGCGGTGTTGTCGGCGGTGGCGGCGGCGATGGTATGA
- a CDS encoding MarR family winged helix-turn-helix transcriptional regulator, translating to MSSHSGKRDPITLARANWERAGWGDVADGMVAVTSVMRAHQILLARVENALRPYDLSFSRFELLRLLAFSANGELPITKASDRLQVHVTSVTHAIRRLESDGLVERLPHPTDGRTTLVRLTELGRSTVEDATETLNKEVFADIGISAEQSRALATAIETLRRNAGDF from the coding sequence ATGTCCTCACACTCCGGCAAACGGGACCCGATCACGCTGGCCCGCGCCAACTGGGAGCGAGCCGGATGGGGTGACGTCGCCGACGGCATGGTCGCCGTCACGTCGGTGATGCGGGCGCATCAGATCCTGCTGGCCCGGGTGGAGAACGCGCTGCGGCCGTACGACCTGAGCTTTTCCCGCTTCGAACTGCTGCGTCTGCTGGCGTTCAGCGCCAACGGTGAGCTCCCCATCACCAAGGCGTCGGACCGGCTGCAGGTGCACGTCACCAGCGTCACCCACGCGATCCGGCGGCTGGAGAGCGACGGTCTGGTGGAACGCCTGCCGCATCCGACCGACGGCCGCACCACCCTGGTACGGCTGACCGAACTGGGCCGTTCCACCGTCGAGGACGCCACCGAGACGCTGAACAAGGAAGTCTTCGCCGACATCGGGATCTCGGCCGAGCAGTCGCGGGCGCTGGCCACCGCGATCGAGACGCTGCGCCGCAACGCCGGCGACTTCTGA
- a CDS encoding GAF domain-containing sensor histidine kinase — protein MTGAEPTRPDTPPGRSAPARRDIPPSRSAPARRKVLTADRELALLRGLIEAASRGPGVEPLAAAAARMITDATGTDVCFVHVLDDTERSLTLTGATPPFDREVGKIRLPLGHGISGWVASNRQPVVISHDKESDPRYLPFESLRGSDFTSMVSVPMQTDPGGLVGVLNVHTVHRREFTDRDVELLLVIGRLIAGALHQARLHRQLVARERAHENFVEQVIQAQELERRRLAADIHDGISQRLVTLSYWLDAAARAVADGAGRPSKFAVDHLAKARELVDLTLQEARAAIGGLRPPVLDDLGLAGGLASLAGSIPEPGIEIDLAQDRLPDHIELALYRIAQECLQNVVKHARASRARLTFAVVRDGDTEFARLEIVDDGIGFDTFEHPLGSDEMGGYGLLSMAERAEIVGGRLHIRSRPGAGTAVTATIPLTSS, from the coding sequence ATGACCGGCGCTGAGCCCACCCGCCCGGACACTCCCCCGGGTCGCTCCGCTCCCGCCCGCCGGGACATCCCCCCGAGTCGCTCCGCTCCCGCCCGCCGGAAGGTACTGACGGCCGACCGCGAACTGGCCCTGCTGCGCGGGCTGATCGAGGCGGCCTCCCGCGGGCCGGGGGTGGAACCGCTGGCCGCCGCGGCGGCCCGGATGATCACCGATGCCACCGGCACCGACGTGTGCTTCGTCCACGTGCTCGACGACACCGAGCGGTCGCTGACCCTGACCGGCGCCACCCCGCCGTTCGACCGGGAGGTCGGCAAGATCCGGCTGCCGCTGGGCCACGGCATCTCCGGCTGGGTGGCCAGCAACCGGCAGCCCGTGGTGATCAGCCACGACAAGGAATCCGACCCGCGCTACCTTCCGTTCGAATCGCTGCGCGGTTCCGATTTCACCTCGATGGTGTCGGTGCCGATGCAGACCGATCCGGGCGGGCTGGTCGGGGTGCTCAACGTGCACACCGTGCACCGCCGCGAGTTCACCGACCGCGATGTGGAGTTGCTGCTGGTGATCGGGCGCCTGATCGCCGGCGCGCTGCACCAGGCCCGGCTGCATCGTCAGCTCGTCGCCCGTGAACGTGCCCACGAGAACTTCGTCGAGCAGGTCATCCAGGCCCAGGAGCTGGAGCGTCGACGGCTGGCCGCGGACATCCACGACGGCATCTCCCAGCGGCTGGTCACCCTGTCGTACTGGTTGGATGCGGCCGCCCGGGCGGTCGCCGACGGTGCCGGCCGGCCGTCGAAGTTCGCGGTCGACCACCTGGCCAAGGCCCGTGAACTGGTCGACCTGACCCTGCAGGAGGCGCGCGCCGCGATCGGCGGACTGCGCCCGCCCGTACTCGACGATCTGGGGCTCGCCGGCGGCCTGGCCAGTCTGGCCGGCTCGATCCCCGAGCCCGGCATCGAGATCGACCTGGCCCAGGACCGGCTGCCCGATCACATCGAGTTGGCGTTGTACCGGATCGCCCAGGAGTGCCTGCAGAACGTCGTCAAACATGCCCGGGCCAGCCGCGCGCGGCTCACCTTCGCCGTTGTGCGGGACGGTGACACCGAGTTCGCCCGCCTCGAGATCGTGGACGACGGCATCGGATTCGACACCTTCGAGCATCCGCTGGGCAGCGACGAGATGGGTGGCTACGGGCTGTTGTCGATGGCCGAACGCGCCGAGATCGTGGGCGGCCGACTGCACATCCGGTCCCGGCCGGGCGCCGGGACGGCGGTCACCGCGACCATCCCGCTCACGAGTTCCTGA